The following are encoded in a window of Methanomicrobia archaeon genomic DNA:
- a CDS encoding peptidyl-tRNA hydrolase, giving the protein MISKTQHEYKQCIVLREDLKLSKGKAAVQAAHAAILSYERAPLPDRRNWKNQGQKKVALKVSSLAKLYGVRDDVERLGLPCAIVEDAGLTEIPPGTVTALGIGPARADEIDKVTKDLELF; this is encoded by the coding sequence ATGATCAGTAAGACACAACACGAATATAAGCAGTGTATCGTCCTCAGGGAGGATTTGAAGCTCTCGAAAGGTAAGGCCGCAGTGCAGGCCGCGCATGCCGCTATACTGAGCTACGAACGTGCACCATTGCCCGATCGACGCAACTGGAAAAATCAGGGCCAGAAGAAGGTCGCACTGAAAGTATCAAGTCTTGCGAAGCTGTATGGAGTACGGGACGATGTGGAGCGGCTGGGCCTGCCGTGTGCAATTGTCGAGGATGCGGGCCTGACAGAAATACCGCCGGGAACGGTAACAGCACTGGGAATAGGGCCTGCTCGTGCGGATGAGATAGATAAGGTGACGAAGGATCTGGAGTTATTTTGA